The DNA sequence CCCGTCTCGCCGCTTGGTCAGGCCGCGAGGAGACTGGCGTGAACTGCGAGACTGCAGTCATGAGCTACCGCACGACACGCTCCTTGCCCGACGTGACCCTGGACGACGTGCGCGGCGCCCAGAAGATGCTGGGCGGCGTCGCCCGGGTCACGCCCATGGAAGGCAGCAGGTACCTGTCCGGGCTCGTCGGCGCCCCCGTCCATCTGAAGTGCGAGAACCTCCAGCGGACCGGCTCCTTCAAGCTGCGCGGCGCCTATGTGCGCATCGCCGGTCTGCTGCCCGAGGAGCGCGCGGCGGGCGTCGTCGCGGCCAGCGCGGGCAACCACGCCCAGGGCGTGGCCCTCGCCTCCTCGCTGCTCGGGGTGCGCTCGACGGTGTTCATGCCGGTCGGCGCCCCGCTGCCGAAGGTCGCGGCGACCCGCGACTACGGCGCGGAGGTGCGCATGGAGGGCCAGGTCGTCGACGAGACGCTGGCCGCGGCGCAGGAGTACGCGGACGCCACCGGAGCCGTCTTCATCCACCCCTTCGACCACCCGGACATCGTCGCCGGGCAGGGCACCGTGGGCCTTGAGGTCCTGGAGCAGTGCCCCGAACTGCGCACGCTGCTCATCGGCGTGGGCGGCGGCGGGCTCGCCGCGGGCATCGCCGTGGCCGTCAAGGCGCTCCGTCCCGACGTGCGGCTCGTCGGCGTGCAGGCGGCGGGGGCCGCCGCGTACCCGCCCTCGCTCGCGGCGGGCCGGCCGGTGTCCATCGGCAACCCGATGACCATGGCGGACGGCATCAAGGTGGGCCGCCCCGGCGACGTGCCGTTCCGGCTCGTCGAGGAGCTCGTCGACGACATCGTCACCGTCTCCGAGGACGCCCTCTCCAGCGCCCTGCTGCTGTGTCTGGAGCGGGCCAAGATGGTCGTCGAACCCGCGGGCGCCAGCACGGTCGCGGCGCTCCTGAGCGACCCGCACGCCTTCGAGGGACCCGTCGTCGCCCTGCTGTCCGGCGGCAACGTGGACCCGCTCCTGATGCAGCGCATCCTGCGCCACGGCATGGCCGCCGCGGGCCGCTACCTGTCGCTGCGCCTGCGCCTGCCGGACCGCCCCGGGGCCCTGGCCTCGCTGCTCGGCGCGCTGACCGTGGTGGACGCCAACGTCCTCGACGTGAGCCACGTCCGCACCGATCCCCGGCTGGGGCTCACCGAGGTCGAGGTGGAGCTGCACCTGGAGACGAAGGGGCCCGAGCACTGCGCCGAGGTGGGCGCGGTGCTGCGGGACGCGGGCTACACGGTCCTGGACTGACGGACCCGGGCCGAGCGCGGCCCCGGCCGGGGGCCGGGGTTTTCCACAGGCTTGCCCGAACCGGTTGAGAAAACGCGATACATCGCGTTAGGGTGTGACCCACTCCACTGGCCGCCGGGCGAGCGAGGTCCGGCGAATCTAGGCTTTTCGCTAGGTACCGACCCAAACTATGGGAGACCCCTATGCCAGGCGCCATCTACGCCGAAGGTCTGGTGAAGACCTTCGGCGACGTAAAGGCTCTGGACGGCGTCGATCTGGATGTCCCGGAAGGCACCGTGCTCGGCCTCCTCGGGCCGAACGGCGCGGGAAAGACGACGGCGGTCCGCTGTCTCACCACCCTGCTGACCCCCGACAGCGGCAGAGCGGTCGTCGCCGGAATCGACGTACTGAAGCATCCGAACGAGGTGCGGCGATCGATCGGACTCTCCGGTCAATTCGCCGCCGTCGACGAGTACTTGACGGGCCGCGAGAATCTCCAGATGGTCGGTCAGCTCTATCAGATGCCGACCAAGCAGGCCAAGGCCCGGGCGGGCGAGCTGCTCGAGCGGTTCAATCTGAGCGACGCGGCCGACCGCCCCTCCAAGACGTATTCGGGCGGCATGCGCCGCCGACTCGACCTCGCCGCGGCGCTCGTCGTCTCACCGCCGGTGATGTTCATGGACGAGCCGACGACCGGCCTCGACCCGCGCAACCGCCAAGCCCTGTGGGAAGTCATCCAAGAGCTCGTCGCGGGCGGCACGACCCTCCTTCTGACCACGCAGTATCTGGAGGAGGCCGACCACCTGGCGCACGACATCTGCGTCATCGACCACGGCCGGGTCATCGCCCGCGGCACCGCCGACCAGCTCAAGGCCCAGACCGGCGGCGAGCGCGTCGAGGTCGTCGTGCACGAGCGCGACCACATCGCCGTCGCGAGCGACGTCCTCACCGGCTTCGGCAAGGGCGAGACCACCGTCGACCAGCACACCCGCAAGCTGACCGTGCCCGTCACCGGCGGCGCCAAGCTGCTCGCCGAGGTCATCCGCGAGCTCGACGCCCGCGGCATCGAGATCGACGACATCGGCCTGCGCCGCCCCACCCTCGACGACGTCTTCATCTCCCTGACCGGCCACATCGCCGAGGTCGACGAGGGCAACGGCACGGACACCGCCCCCGAGAAGTCCCGGGCGGGCGCCAAGGACAAGCGCAAGAAGGAGGCCGACCAGTGAGCGCCCTCAGCGACACCGCACCCGCAGCCAGGCCCGCGGGCGGCCTGAGCGCCTCCGTCCGCGACTCCCTCGTCGTCGCCAAGCGGAATCTGATCCGCATGAGCCGGATCCCCGAGATCATTCTCTTCGGCCTGATCCAGCCGGTGATGTTCGTCGTCCTCTTCAGCTATGTCTTCGGGGGATCGATCAACGTCCCCGGTGCGGGCCTGAGCCCTGGCGGGTACCGCGAGTTCCTGATGGCGGGCATCTTCGCGCAGACCGTCACCTTCGCCACCGCGGGGGCGGGCGCGGGCATCGCCGAGGACATGCACAAGGGCCTGATCGACCGCTTCCGCTCGCTGCCCATGGCGCGCGGCGCCGTCCTCACCGGCCGCACCATCGCCGACCTGGTGCAGACCGCGCTGACCCTGCTGGTCCTCGCCGTGGTCGCCCTCATCGTCGGCTGGCGGATCCACGAGGGCTTCCCCAAGGCACTCGCCGCCTTCGGCCTGCTGCTCCTGTCCGGGTACGCCTTCACCTGGATCGGCGCCCTGATCGGTCTGTCGGTCCGCACCCCGGAGGCAGCCACGTCCGGCGGCCTGATCTGGCTCTTCCCGTTGACGTTCATCTCGAACGCGTTCGTCCCGGCGGAGAACATGCCCACCTTCCTGCGGCATATCGCTGAGTGGAACCCGTTCAGCGCTACCGTCCAGGCGTGCCGCGAACTCTTCGGGAACCTCCCGGCGGGCTATCCAGTGCCGGAGGCCTGGCCCATGCAGCATCCGGTGTTGGCATCGGTGCTGTGGTCTGTGCTGATCATCCTGGTCTTCCGGACACTCGCGGTCCGCAAGTACCGCACGGCGACGTCCTGACCGGCTCGCGCCCCGCGCACGGCGAAGCCCCCGGCACGAGGCGCGTGCCGGGGGCTTCCAGGGCGTCGGGGCGGGCTCAGCCCTGGTAGGGCTTGGCCTCCAGGATCTTGACCGAGGCGAGCTTGCCGTTCGGCAGCTCGTACTGGGCGTCCTCGCCGATCTTCTTGCCGCTCACGCCGGAGCCGAGCGGGGACTGCGGCGAGTACGTCTCGATGTCGTTGCTCGCGTACTCGCGGGAGGCGAGGAGGAAGGTCACGGTGTCGTCCTCGTCGCCGTCGAAGGCGATCGTGACCACCATGCCGGGGGCGACGACACCGGACTCGGCGGGCGCCTCACCGACCTTGGCGTGCTCCAGGAGCTGCGTCAGCTGGCGGACGCGGAGCTCCTGCTTGCCCTGCTCCTCCTTGGCCGCGTGGTACCCGCCGTTCTCGCGCAGGTCGCCCTCCTCACGCGCCGCCGCGATCTTGGTTGCGATCTCGGTGCGCGCGGGACCAGACAGGTACTCAAGCTCTTCCTTGAGCTTGTCGTACGCCTCCTGGGTCAGCCAGGTGACGTTCTCGCTGGTCTGGGTCACAGGTGCTCCTCGTAGGTCCTTGAATACAAAGCATCGCCCTACCCAGAAGGATGTTCCCTCATGGGTGGGCGAAACCACGAGCCTAACAATTTCGCTGCCGTAAGGGGAGGACATACGGCATCAGAACCACGTCAGCGCGGGCAGCCGCCCGGGAGCGGGGCGCGGGTCAGTCCGTGTGGCAGGAGACCAGGGACGCGCTCGTGGCGCGTTCCGTGGTGCGGAGGGTGACCGTCTTGTCGATGCGGTCCCGGCTCTGGTCGAAGCGGAAGTCGGCACGGCCCACCTCGGCCCCGCTCTCGGCCTGCGCGCGCAGCGTGCAGTACCCCTTCGCGCCCGCGTCCTTGCGCACTTCCAGGTGGACCTCGACGGTCTTGGCCGAGACGGAGTCCCACTTGATGATCTCGGCGCTGATCTTCGAACCCGCGAGGGCGTCGTAGCCGAACCAGCCGACGACGCCGAGCAGCAGGACGCCGAGGACCGCGCCCACGGCCTTGAGCTTGCGGTCGGCGCGCTGGTCGGCGGTGAGGGCGGAGCCGTAGCGGCCCTCGGGGGGCCGGGCGGCGGTGCCGCTGGTGTCACGGCCGCTGACCGCGGTCATGCTCGTCCTCCACTGGACACGGGACAGGGGTGCCGGAATTTTCCGTCCCCCGATTCCGTCACTATAGAAGCCGCCCATTGCAGTGGATGACCGAGGGCGCCCTATTCATCGAGGATCGAGTCTTGACTGAGCAGCTGCGACTGATGGCCGTTCACGCCCACCCCGACGACGAGTCGAGCAAGGGCGCGGCCACGATGGCCAAGTACGTGTCCGAAGGGGTGGACGTGCTCGTGGTGACGTGCACGGGCGGGGAGCGCGGCGACATCCTCAACCCCAAGCTCCAGGGCGACACGTACATCCAGGAGCACATCCACGAGGTCCGCAAGAAGGAGATGGACGAGGCCCGCGAGATCCTCGGCGTCAAGCAGGAGTGGCTGGGCTTCGTGGACTCGGGTCTGCCCGAGGGCGACCCGCTGCCGCCGCTGCCGGAGGGCTGCTTCGCCCTGGAGGACGTGGACAAGGCGGCGGGCGAGCTGGTGAAGCAGATCCGCTCGTTCCGCCCGCAGGTCATCACCACGTACGACGAGAACGGCGGGTATCCGCACCCGGACCACATCATGACCCACAAGATCTCGATGGTGGCCTTCGACGGCGCGGCGGACGCGGAGAAGTACCCGGAGAGCGAGTTCGGTCCCGTCTTCACGCCGCGGAAGCTCTACTACAACCAGGGCTTCAACCGCCCCCGCACCGAGGCCCTGCACCAGGCGATGCTGGACCGCGGCCTGGAGTCCCCGTACGGGGAGTGGCTGAAGCGCTGGGACGAGTTCGAGCGGGTCGAGCGCACGCTCACCACGCACGTGCCGTGCGC is a window from the Streptomyces spectabilis genome containing:
- the greA gene encoding transcription elongation factor GreA produces the protein MTQTSENVTWLTQEAYDKLKEELEYLSGPARTEIATKIAAAREEGDLRENGGYHAAKEEQGKQELRVRQLTQLLEHAKVGEAPAESGVVAPGMVVTIAFDGDEDDTVTFLLASREYASNDIETYSPQSPLGSGVSGKKIGEDAQYELPNGKLASVKILEAKPYQG
- the mca gene encoding mycothiol conjugate amidase Mca, with amino-acid sequence MTEQLRLMAVHAHPDDESSKGAATMAKYVSEGVDVLVVTCTGGERGDILNPKLQGDTYIQEHIHEVRKKEMDEAREILGVKQEWLGFVDSGLPEGDPLPPLPEGCFALEDVDKAAGELVKQIRSFRPQVITTYDENGGYPHPDHIMTHKISMVAFDGAADAEKYPESEFGPVFTPRKLYYNQGFNRPRTEALHQAMLDRGLESPYGEWLKRWDEFERVERTLTTHVPCAEFYEIRDKALIAHATQIDPDGGWFRVPMDVQKEVWPTEEYELAKSLVDTSLPEDDLFAGIRDNA
- a CDS encoding ATP-binding cassette domain-containing protein; this translates as MPGAIYAEGLVKTFGDVKALDGVDLDVPEGTVLGLLGPNGAGKTTAVRCLTTLLTPDSGRAVVAGIDVLKHPNEVRRSIGLSGQFAAVDEYLTGRENLQMVGQLYQMPTKQAKARAGELLERFNLSDAADRPSKTYSGGMRRRLDLAAALVVSPPVMFMDEPTTGLDPRNRQALWEVIQELVAGGTTLLLTTQYLEEADHLAHDICVIDHGRVIARGTADQLKAQTGGERVEVVVHERDHIAVASDVLTGFGKGETTVDQHTRKLTVPVTGGAKLLAEVIRELDARGIEIDDIGLRRPTLDDVFISLTGHIAEVDEGNGTDTAPEKSRAGAKDKRKKEADQ
- a CDS encoding DUF4307 domain-containing protein; the encoded protein is MTAVSGRDTSGTAARPPEGRYGSALTADQRADRKLKAVGAVLGVLLLGVVGWFGYDALAGSKISAEIIKWDSVSAKTVEVHLEVRKDAGAKGYCTLRAQAESGAEVGRADFRFDQSRDRIDKTVTLRTTERATSASLVSCHTD
- a CDS encoding ABC transporter permease — translated: MSALSDTAPAARPAGGLSASVRDSLVVAKRNLIRMSRIPEIILFGLIQPVMFVVLFSYVFGGSINVPGAGLSPGGYREFLMAGIFAQTVTFATAGAGAGIAEDMHKGLIDRFRSLPMARGAVLTGRTIADLVQTALTLLVLAVVALIVGWRIHEGFPKALAAFGLLLLSGYAFTWIGALIGLSVRTPEAATSGGLIWLFPLTFISNAFVPAENMPTFLRHIAEWNPFSATVQACRELFGNLPAGYPVPEAWPMQHPVLASVLWSVLIILVFRTLAVRKYRTATS
- the ilvA gene encoding threonine ammonia-lyase, which gives rise to MSYRTTRSLPDVTLDDVRGAQKMLGGVARVTPMEGSRYLSGLVGAPVHLKCENLQRTGSFKLRGAYVRIAGLLPEERAAGVVAASAGNHAQGVALASSLLGVRSTVFMPVGAPLPKVAATRDYGAEVRMEGQVVDETLAAAQEYADATGAVFIHPFDHPDIVAGQGTVGLEVLEQCPELRTLLIGVGGGGLAAGIAVAVKALRPDVRLVGVQAAGAAAYPPSLAAGRPVSIGNPMTMADGIKVGRPGDVPFRLVEELVDDIVTVSEDALSSALLLCLERAKMVVEPAGASTVAALLSDPHAFEGPVVALLSGGNVDPLLMQRILRHGMAAAGRYLSLRLRLPDRPGALASLLGALTVVDANVLDVSHVRTDPRLGLTEVEVELHLETKGPEHCAEVGAVLRDAGYTVLD